The region TTCCCAAGCCCGGCACGGCTGCGTCGAGGCCGCGATGGTGTGCGCAGGCGATGCCGAGGGCAAAAGCGACGGCCAAAGGTCCAAGAGGCCGAGAGCCCAACACCCGCCTAGAAGACATGTTTGGCCTCGTCGTTCTGTGACCCATAGACCGTTCCGCAGATCGTTTGACCGGGTTATTCGGTCCGATTTATCTATGCCGGATCGCCTGCGCTCTGAGCTTGCACCCCAAAAGGGGGATGTGACCTTCCCCCCAGGCATCCTCATGACGCACGTCCCAGGGTCAATGGACTAGCCCTCAGGTCCGTTAGGACGGCCATGATGGCCGCCTGCCATCACCACTCGGCGAGGAGGCCATCCCTTTAAAGACGAGGGCCCGCCCCGGTATTCGTAGGGGCGGCCATTGTGGCCGCTCGCAATGTTCGAACCGCGAGGAGCCGGTCTCTTCGATGGGACGGGCTTAGGCGTTTTGTATCCCAGAACGAAACGATTTTGAACAGCATGCCACGGCCCACTTCCATGAGACCCCTTTGTCCTGGAAGCGCGGGCCTCTGGCATTTAAAGATGGCGGGCGCGATATTGGCTTTAAGTCTCTTTTGGCGAAATTGAGAGGCGGAATGCCTGTGCTCCAAGTGCCAAGCATCGCAAGAACTTTTGTTCAGCATACAAGCCCAAGAGGCGTTCGAACGCTCAGAAAGCGATGCCTTTGAGCTTCTCTTTCGTCAAACTTGAAATGGGCTGAGGCACGGTGCACCCATGGGTGGCTTCTGGGAGGATTTTGGGTTTCCCGGTTTTATTCCTTCTCGCGGCGAATACGGGCGCCCACAGCTTGAAGCTTACCGTCCAGGTTTTCATAACCGCGTTCCAGATGATAAATGCGGCTCACATCGGTGCGGCCTCGAGCGGCCAGACCCGCCAGCACCAATGAGGCCGACGCTCGAAGATCCGTGGCCATGACCGGAGCGCCGGAAAGAAAAGGCACCCCGCGCACCACAGCACTTCGGCCATCCAGCACGATGTCCGCTCCAAGGCGTCGCAGTTCGCTGACATGCATGAACCGGTTCTCAAAGATCTGTTCCTTGATGATACTAACGCCGTCTCCCAAGGTCATGAGCGCCATGAATTGTGCCTGCATGTCCGTGGGAAAACCCGGATATGGCCATGTGGTGGCGTTGATGCTTCGAATGGGGCCATGCGAAGCTTCCGCCGTGAGAGTTTCACCATCTTGGGTGATTGTCATGCCGGCATCCTTCAGCTTGCGAAGAACGGCGTCCACATGGTCGGGGCGACAATGGGTCAGTCGCAGGCGACCTCCGGTGATGCCCGCCGCAACCAGGTAGGTGCCCGTTTCAATGCGGTCGGGTATGACACGATGTGTGCCGGGGTTCAAGGATTCCACGCCTCGAATCCGAATGATGGCCGTGCCGACCCCTTCGATGCGAGCCCCCATGGCCGTGAGGTAATCGGCCAGATCCACCACTTCCGGTTCTCGTGCGGCATTCTCGAGAACGGTTTCTCCTTCAGCCAGGGAAGCGGCCATCATGAGGTTTTCCGTGCCGGTGACCGTGACTTGGTCAAAGGTAAAAGCTGTGCCTCGAAGCCGCTCGCAGTGCACATGCACATAGCCGCCTTCCAAATCTACCTGGGCGCCCATGGCCTGAAGACCGCGCAGGTGCAGATCGATGGGCCGAGCCCCGATGGCGCATCCTCCGGGCAAAGACACTCGAGCGCGCCCGTGACGGGCGGCCAACGGGCCGAGGACCAGAACCGAGGCGCGCATGGTCTTCACGAGTTCGTAGGGCGCTTCCGGCCGGGTGATGGAGGACGTGTCGATGGTGAGCGCGTCTTGGTGCTCCGTACGGGCTCCCATGTGGTGCAGCAACCGTTCCATGGTGCGAATGTCCCGCAGTCGAGGCACATTGGTGAAAACGTGCCGACCCGGGGCCAAAAGGGAAGCCGCCATGAGGGGCAAGGCGGCGTTCTTGGCACCGCTGATAGGGATCTCACCCTGAAGTGGAACACCGCCTTCGATGACCAATTTGTCCATGAA is a window of Desulfosoma caldarium DNA encoding:
- the murA gene encoding UDP-N-acetylglucosamine 1-carboxyvinyltransferase — its product is MDKLVIEGGVPLQGEIPISGAKNAALPLMAASLLAPGRHVFTNVPRLRDIRTMERLLHHMGARTEHQDALTIDTSSITRPEAPYELVKTMRASVLVLGPLAARHGRARVSLPGGCAIGARPIDLHLRGLQAMGAQVDLEGGYVHVHCERLRGTAFTFDQVTVTGTENLMMAASLAEGETVLENAAREPEVVDLADYLTAMGARIEGVGTAIIRIRGVESLNPGTHRVIPDRIETGTYLVAAGITGGRLRLTHCRPDHVDAVLRKLKDAGMTITQDGETLTAEASHGPIRSINATTWPYPGFPTDMQAQFMALMTLGDGVSIIKEQIFENRFMHVSELRRLGADIVLDGRSAVVRGVPFLSGAPVMATDLRASASLVLAGLAARGRTDVSRIYHLERGYENLDGKLQAVGARIRREKE